Part of the Silene latifolia isolate original U9 population unplaced genomic scaffold, ASM4854445v1 scaffold_664, whole genome shotgun sequence genome, ATCAATAGATGTTGAACTCGACGAACCAGGACTCGCCACGTGTGCCATATCAAGCCCGTCCCCAACAGGCAAATAAGCCGTACGTACAACCCTTCTACCACCATCAAGTACCCCTCTCCATTTAACCCCACCCAATGCCGATTTCCCGCCACCCGCATTCTTACACAACAATACCGCCCCACGTTGGCTCAACCGTGCCAACCTTAAGAACCTCGAAAAATCCCTACGACCTCCGTCAACGACTAAAAAGTCAACGCCATCAAGTTCACTCATAACCTCCTCTGGGTCGCCGACGATGATCTCCGGCGGGGATACAACGGTGGAGACGGCAGCGATGGCAGCAGAATAGGCGGCACGAGTGCGTTGGTCAGAGACAATGCAGACGTGGCGTGCGGATGTGTGGGCGGCGGCGATGGCGAGGCCGATGCTAGTGATAATAAGACCGCCATGAGTGTATGTTTCTACGATGAGTTTTGCGTTCCATCCTGCTGCCATGGCTGATATTAGCTCTGCTACTCCTGACCCTTGATCAAGTTCACACTGCCAATTTTTGTTACCCAAATTGGTTAGAATTTATCTAATCAAATCATACAAGGATACTGAGGTATACTTAGGTAAGAACGGTTTAGACTAATATTGTGTAAAACGGATTTTCTTACTACAAAACCAGAACGTCTAAAAGAATCGTTTGGAAACAATTGAGTACTGTAAAATTTAAAATGATGGAGGTTTAATGCATGTTTAGATGTATTGGAAATTGTAATGTCTAATTAATCACTTTAATTATTTTTATCATTAAAGGCAATAAAGATTACTTAAAGAGCTTCGACATTTGTCATTCAAGTTTGGTAATCTACACTTGTTGTAATTCAGAGACTTGATTTATTTAATACTCAAACTTGGATAAGGGTAAAGAGGTCCAGGTCATTTATACACGTATTTATGAGCGGTATTAACTTATGTAATGTACGCGCATGATATATGTTTTTTGGGTGTATATATTATTCGATTTAGTCAGAATTCGAGTAGGGTAAGATCACTTAGACGGTAAAACTTGGGTGGTTTCGATAACATTGTGGTGCCTTTAACACTTTTCAATAATGAATTATCAAAATGTTGTAATAATTATATGAACCCCTAAAAAAATTAATTAGGAATATGCTTTTAAGAAATCTATTAAGAAAAACTTGCAATTTCTATGGAAAAATACTTGCTAGCTCCAATAAAAAATCATTAGACCTTTATTGCTATATGGTGATCAAAGTTGTTTCGTACATAACCAAAAAATCACATgccaaaaacaacaaaatcaaTCAATAGACCAATCAAAACACCAAAATTATCATCCAGGCAGGCAACGACGACTGCGAGTTCTCTCGTCATCCAGAATAATAAATACCAAAATCAGAGAAAAATGGAGAAAAGGAGGCAGTAACTTACAGATTTAACAGTGTCAATATAAGCTTTAGAAGCACTTTCAGGAGACCAAACT contains:
- the LOC141639971 gene encoding uncharacterized protein LOC141639971; translated protein: MKLVWSPESASKAYIDTVKSCELDQGSGVAELISAMAAGWNAKLIVETYTHGGLIITSIGLAIAAAHTSARHVCIVSDQRTRAAYSAAIAAVSTVVSPPEIIVGDPEEVMSELDGVDFLVVDGGRRDFSRFLRLARLSQRGAVLLCKNAGGGKSALGGVKWRGVLDGGRRVVRTAYLPVGDGLDMAHVASPGSSSSTSIDKIQSTTATNNNNNNNNNNNNNNNNNNNKGRWVRHFDKCSGEEYVIRTT